In Dryocola sp. LX212, the genomic stretch CGACGGCAGAGTCTTTGCAGGAAATTACGGACGCACTGGGCGTGGAAGATCCCTGCGCGATTTCAGGCGAGCCGTTTATCCAGTGGGTAATTGAAGATAATTTCATTGCCGGACGCCCGGACTGGGAAGTGGCTGGCGTGGAGATGGTAGACGACGTGATGCCCTGGGAGCAGATGAAGCTGCGCATGCTCAACGGCAGCCACTCGTTCCTGGCGTACCTTGGGTATCTGGCGGGCTACCAGCATATTAATGAGTGCATGGCTGATGAGCATTTCAAACGTGCCGCCCATCAGCTGATGATGCATGAGCAGGCTCCCACCCTGCGCGTCAAAGGCATTGACCTCGGGCAGTATGCCTGCAGCCTTCTTGAGCGCTTCGCTAACCCCGCCCTGCAGCACCGCACCTGGCAAATCGCCATGGACGGCAGCCAGAAGCTTCCGCAGCGTATGCTGGAAAGCGTACGCTGGCATCTGCAAAACGGCGATGAGTGGCCCTGTCTGGCTTTAGCAATTGCGGGCTGGATGCGCTACGTCAGCGGCGTGGATGATTCCGGTAACGCCATTGATATCCGTGACCCGCTGGCGCAGAAGATCAAAGGTCTGGTAGAGCAAAGTTCAGAAAATGAACGGGTTGCCGCCCTGCTGAGCCTGAGTGAAATCTTTGGTAACGATCTTCCTAAAGACGAACACTTTGTGCAAAGCGTGAGTGCCGCCTGGGAAAAACTGCGTATTAACGGCGCAAAACAGGCGGTAGCGGACCTGCTGTAATTAACGATCCGTGTCGTTAAAACGGCCCTGTTCCGCCGCAGGCCGTTTTTATACTTCTATTTTTTGCCAATGTTGTTCAGGATACGGACTGAATTTTACTCCGCCGGAGCGACTGTGACCAAAACCAATCTGATAACCGGTTTTCTCGGCAGCGGGAAAACCACCACCATCCTGCATCTGCTGGCCCATAAGCCCGCTGAAGAAAAATGGGCCGTGTTGGTCAATGAGTTTGGCGAGGTAGGCATAGATGGCGCGCTGCTTGCCGATAGCGGCGCGCTGCTTAAGGAGATCCCCGGCGGCTGCATGTGCTGCGTGAACGGGCTGCCTATGCAGGTTGGGCTTAATACGCTGCTGCGCCAGGGTAAACCGGATCGTCTGCTCATTGAGCCAACCGGCCTGGGCCATCCAAAACAGATTATTGATATGCTGACCGCCGAGGTTTACCAGCCCTGGATTGACCTGCGGGCGACGCTCTGCCTGCTGGATGCGCGCCAGCTGCTCGACGAGCGCAGCATTAATAATGACAACTTCCGTGACCAGCTTGCCGCCGCGGATATTATCATCGCCAACAAAAGCGATCGGGCCTGCGACGAGAGCCAACTGGCACTGTCCCGCTGGCGGAAAGAGTTTGCTAACGGGCGCGAAATTATCCCCGCACAAAATGGCCGGATTGATATCAACCTGCTGGATAATCCTCGCCAGAACCTGCGGGAACTTCCTGACAGCCCGGAGCATAGCCATACTCACGCGGCCAGCTGTGGTCTGGCTGCGCTGAATCTGCCCGGCCACCAGCGCTGGAGACGCAGCATTAATAGCGGTCAGGGATATGTAGCCTGCGGTTGGATTTTTGATGAAGAGACCGTTTTCGATACCGTAGGTATTATGGAATGGGCCCGTCTGGCACCGGTCAGCCGTGTAAAAGGCGTACTGCGCATTGCCGAGGGACTGGTACGCATCAATCGCCAGGGTGAAGATCTACATATTGAAACGCAAAACGTTTCGCCCCCCGACAGCCGTATCGAATTAATAAATGATAAGGATACGGACTGGAACGCCTTGCAAACCACGCTGTTAAGGCTACGTTTAAGTTCGTGAGTCTACCCTCCCGAGTCGATATAAGATTTTGAAAAAACGCATGATGAAAATACGCTTACCCCTCATTTTATTGCTCAACGCACTAGGCCTGGCGCTGTTCTTTAGCTGGTACCTGCCTGAAAACCACGGATTCTGGTTTAGCCTGGACGCCAGAATTTTCCATTTCTTTAATAATGGGTTGGTTAAGAGCCACGCTTACGTTGTGCTACTGGCCATTACTAACAACCGCGTCTTCGACGGTATCTCCCTGCTGGCGATGGGCGCGCTGTTCTCCTGGCTCTGGTGGCATGAGACCCCATATGGGCGTCGTCGCCTGGTAATAATGGGCGTCGTGCTGCTGCTGTGCGCTGTGGTCATTAATCAGTTAGGCCACCTGATCCCGGTATCGCACGTCAGCCCCACGCTCTATTTTCCGGATATTCACCGGGTGAGCGAACTGCTGCATTTCCCGACTAAAGATGCCTCGAAAGATAGTTTCCCCGGCGATCACGGTTTAATGCTGCTTATTTTTACCGGCTTCGTCCTGCGTTATTTTGGTCAAAAAGCGTTCTTTATTGCGCTGCTTATTTTCTTTGTTTTTGCCTCGCCGCGCATAATGATCGGCGCACACTGGTTTACCGATGTGTATGTTGGGTCGCTTTCAATCGCGCTGATTGGCCTGCCCTGGGCGCTATTAACCCCACTCAGCGATGGGTTAATAAACCTCCTCGACCGCTATCTTCCCGGCAAAAATAAAACAATTGCGTAACATAAATCAAACATGACATAACGCAAACTATCAGGGATCCCTAAAGCATCCCTGATAGTTTTCTTTCCCCCCACCTTTTTGAGTATTATTTAACCTTTCTCTTTCCCCTGTGAAATGAAGAATCTGCGCATTTTAACGGCACATCTGGCTAACATTTATGCAAATTGAATTTTCTTCTTATAACATCACAATTTCTTATAAAAAAAGTGGCAAAAGCACTCGCCATGCCTGATTCAATGGGGTAATCTTCAATACGTTTTGCGCTGGCAACCCAATTATTCCCTTGTGAATTAAAATGTGCGTCAAGCCACATTTCTGTTCAGTAGTAATTGTTTCAAAGCGCACAGCTAATTAGTCTCGTCACGTTGGTAATTTTGTATAACGATTCGTATCGTTAAGGACATCAAGGGATAATAAACAAAATGGTCAAATCTCAGCCTATCTTGAGATATATCTTGCGGGCTATCCCCGCCGTTGCTGTGGCAGTAATGCTGTCAGCATGTAGTTCCACTAACACCGCAAATATGCATTCTGAGACGCATGCAGTCAGCAATAAAAATGGTTTTTTACTGCAAGCCTCTCAGGATGAATTCGAAGAGATGGTCCGTAATGTTGATGTGAAATCACGTCTCATGGATCAATATGCCAGCTGGAAAGGTGTGCGTTACCGCCTGGGTGGCAGCACCAAAAAAGGCATCGACTGTTCCGCTTTTGTGCAGCGAACTTTCCGTGACCAGTTCGGTGTAGAGTTGCCACGTTCAACTTCTGAACAGCAGGACATGGGGAAATCCGTGTCGCGCAGCAAACTTCGCACCGGCGATTTAGTGCTGTTCCGTGCAGGCTCTACGGGCCGTCACGTTGGCATTTATATTGGGAATAACCAGTTTGTTCATGCTTCCACCAGCAGCGGTGTAATGATCTCTAACATGGACGAGCCCTACTGGAATAAGCGCTATAACGAAGCGCGTCGTGTCTTAAGCCGTAGCTAGTTGTTCTCGCAGTTAAACCCCTTGGCTGCCTGACGAGACGAGATAAACAAATAAAACGCTGCCCCGGCAGCGTTTTATTTCCAGCCCCCTTTTATGTTCCTCTCCTGAGCCCCCTCCTTTCATGCACAAAAACTATGGTTTCCTGGCGAAACTATATGACTCACCGGTGGCTTTTGCGCTATAGTCAGAAAAAATCTCATATAAACCATGCGTCTCTTGCGTCAGCAGGAACATTTCACCATGCCTTCAAAAAAAATTTTTGTGCGCTATTTTTCCAGCCCACGGCAAATTACTTCCTTCAGCATTTTATTTGCCCTATTGAGCGCTTTGCTCTTCGGCGGGATAACCAGCCTTGTTCTGCATAACAAGCGCGAGGCCAGCTACGACGTGCTGGCAAAGGACATTCGAGGCTACCTAAGAAGTTTCTTTCACGACCTTTCGGCTACCGCAGAGGGCATTCAGCCGCTGACCGTCGCTGACTGCAGGCTGGTCACCGGCGAACTCACCTCAAGGGCTGCCTTCAACGTCAACGTACGCGCGTTTCTGCTGATTAATAACGGTATCGCCTATTGTTCGTCCGCCACCGGATCAATGAGTATGGCGATGAAAGCGCTGGTGCCCGACATCGATTTAAATAAAAAAATCGACCTGTCGATCATGAGCGGCACACCGATGATGCCGGGAAAACCGACCATTGCGGCCTGGTTTCGCAATCCGGTCGTCGAGGGGCGCGGTGTATTCACCACGCTGAACGTTAACCTGACCCCTTACCTGCTGTTTACGGCACGTCAGAGCCAGGTCATGTCGATGGCGATAGTGATAGGGGACAAAGCGCTCTCCACCCTCTCTCCGGAGGTGCAGTCCACCGCTTCGCTTCCCCAGGATCCTACCCGTATCGCCAGCCTGAAAGACTATCCGCTCAGCATCTATATCTACGGCACCGCCTGGCCGTTGGCAGATATCCAGCTCTCCCTTCTGGCGGGGCTGATTTTTGGTCTGCTGAGCGGCGTGATGTGCGGCTATTTCCTCTCCGTCCGTATGCGGCCGGGAAAAGAGATCCTGATGGGCATCAAACGCGAGCAGTTCCACGTGGTCTATCAGCCGGTTGTTGATGCTAAAGGATTAGAGATGCAGGGCATCGAGGCGCTGATGCGCTGGCAGCACCCAACCGCCGGGATGATCCCACCAGATGCCTTTATCGCCTTTGCCGAAGCCCAGCAGCTTATCGTCCCGCTGACCCGCCATCTCTTTGCGCTCGTTGCGCGGGATGCGCAGGAACTGCAAAACATCTGTCCGCCGGGCGCAAAGCTGGGCATCAATCTCGCTCCGAGCCATCTTCACGCCCCGTCATTTAAAGAAGACATTCTTAATTTTGCCGCCTCGCTGCCGCCGCACCACTTCCAGATCGTTTTTGAAATCACCGAGCGCGATATGCTGAAGGAAAAAGAGGCGATGGGGATTTTCGCCTGGCTGCACGAGCAGGGCTTTGAGCTGGCGGTGGATGACTTCGGCACCGGGCATAGCGCGCTGATCTATCTGGAACGCTTCACCCTTGACTATCTGAAAATTGACCGTGGGTTTGTTAACTCTATCGGCATGGAGACGGTCACCGCGCCGGTGTTGGACGCAGTGCTGACGCTGGCCAGACGCCTGAATATGGCAACAGTGGCAGAAGGCGTCGAAACGCCGGAACAGGCCAAATGGCTAATCGACCGGGGCGTGAATTACCTGCAGGGCTATTACTTCAGCCGACCGCTAACGTTACAGCAGCTCATCAGCTGGCATCAGGCCGGACACGACCACCCATTGCTGAAAAACGCGCATTAATTTCACAATCCGCGCCGTCTAACTTATGATTTAGCATCATGGTGTTAAAAGGATTGACCAGATTGATGTTTGCGCGCGCCGTCCTGTTACTTTGCCTCAGCCTGTTTGCCGCCCAGAGCCTGGCGGAGAACATCAAAGAGAGCTACTCCTTTGCCGTGCTCGGTGAGCCAAAGTATGCCATTAACTTCACCCATTTCGATTACGTGAACCCGGCTGCCCCTAAAGGCGGAAACATTACGCTGTCGGCAATTGGCACCTTTGATAACTTCAACCGCTACGCGCTGCGCGGCAATCCGGGCGTCCGTACAGAGACGCTTTATGACTCCCTGTTCACCACCTCGGACGACGAGCCGGGCAGCTACTACCCGTTGGTCGGCGAGATGGCGCGCTATCCGGACAATTTTGCCTGGGCCGAAATCGAAATTAATCCTCTCGCCCGCTTTCACGACGGCTCACCCATTACCGCCAAAGACGTTGCCTTCACCTTTACTAAATTTATGACCGAAGGGGTGCCGCAGTTTCGACTCATCTACAAAGGGGCAAAGGTGAAAGCCATCGCCCCGCTGACGGTTCGTATTGAGCTGGCTCAGCCGAGCAAAG encodes the following:
- a CDS encoding mannitol dehydrogenase family protein, with the translated sequence MNTIASVTLPEGVGQPGYDRRALKTRIVHFGFGAFHRAHQALLTDRVLNAQGGDWGICEISLFSGDKLMSALRAQDHLYTVLEKGPEGNRAIIVGAVKECLNAKLDGMEAIIEKFCEPQVAIVSLTVTEKGYCIDPATGKLDAANERIMHDLQNPAEPHSAPGILVEALNRRRERGLPPFTVLSCDNIPDNGHVVRNAVIGMAEKRSQPLADWVREFVTFPSTMVDRIVPAATAESLQEITDALGVEDPCAISGEPFIQWVIEDNFIAGRPDWEVAGVEMVDDVMPWEQMKLRMLNGSHSFLAYLGYLAGYQHINECMADEHFKRAAHQLMMHEQAPTLRVKGIDLGQYACSLLERFANPALQHRTWQIAMDGSQKLPQRMLESVRWHLQNGDEWPCLALAIAGWMRYVSGVDDSGNAIDIRDPLAQKIKGLVEQSSENERVAALLSLSEIFGNDLPKDEHFVQSVSAAWEKLRINGAKQAVADLL
- a CDS encoding GTP-binding protein, whose translation is MTKTNLITGFLGSGKTTTILHLLAHKPAEEKWAVLVNEFGEVGIDGALLADSGALLKEIPGGCMCCVNGLPMQVGLNTLLRQGKPDRLLIEPTGLGHPKQIIDMLTAEVYQPWIDLRATLCLLDARQLLDERSINNDNFRDQLAAADIIIANKSDRACDESQLALSRWRKEFANGREIIPAQNGRIDINLLDNPRQNLRELPDSPEHSHTHAASCGLAALNLPGHQRWRRSINSGQGYVACGWIFDEETVFDTVGIMEWARLAPVSRVKGVLRIAEGLVRINRQGEDLHIETQNVSPPDSRIELINDKDTDWNALQTTLLRLRLSS
- a CDS encoding phosphatase PAP2 family protein, encoding MKIRLPLILLLNALGLALFFSWYLPENHGFWFSLDARIFHFFNNGLVKSHAYVVLLAITNNRVFDGISLLAMGALFSWLWWHETPYGRRRLVIMGVVLLLCAVVINQLGHLIPVSHVSPTLYFPDIHRVSELLHFPTKDASKDSFPGDHGLMLLIFTGFVLRYFGQKAFFIALLIFFVFASPRIMIGAHWFTDVYVGSLSIALIGLPWALLTPLSDGLINLLDRYLPGKNKTIA
- the mepS gene encoding bifunctional murein DD-endopeptidase/murein LD-carboxypeptidase, whose protein sequence is MVKSQPILRYILRAIPAVAVAVMLSACSSTNTANMHSETHAVSNKNGFLLQASQDEFEEMVRNVDVKSRLMDQYASWKGVRYRLGGSTKKGIDCSAFVQRTFRDQFGVELPRSTSEQQDMGKSVSRSKLRTGDLVLFRAGSTGRHVGIYIGNNQFVHASTSSGVMISNMDEPYWNKRYNEARRVLSRS
- a CDS encoding cyclic di-GMP phosphodiesterase, which encodes MPSKKIFVRYFSSPRQITSFSILFALLSALLFGGITSLVLHNKREASYDVLAKDIRGYLRSFFHDLSATAEGIQPLTVADCRLVTGELTSRAAFNVNVRAFLLINNGIAYCSSATGSMSMAMKALVPDIDLNKKIDLSIMSGTPMMPGKPTIAAWFRNPVVEGRGVFTTLNVNLTPYLLFTARQSQVMSMAIVIGDKALSTLSPEVQSTASLPQDPTRIASLKDYPLSIYIYGTAWPLADIQLSLLAGLIFGLLSGVMCGYFLSVRMRPGKEILMGIKREQFHVVYQPVVDAKGLEMQGIEALMRWQHPTAGMIPPDAFIAFAEAQQLIVPLTRHLFALVARDAQELQNICPPGAKLGINLAPSHLHAPSFKEDILNFAASLPPHHFQIVFEITERDMLKEKEAMGIFAWLHEQGFELAVDDFGTGHSALIYLERFTLDYLKIDRGFVNSIGMETVTAPVLDAVLTLARRLNMATVAEGVETPEQAKWLIDRGVNYLQGYYFSRPLTLQQLISWHQAGHDHPLLKNAH